Proteins from a genomic interval of Candidatus Bathyarchaeia archaeon:
- a CDS encoding nucleotidyltransferase domain-containing protein, with protein MSVPSKFRGVLDQFIEDLKAREMISGVGLFGSWSRGDAVPSSDVDLLVVENRDLDYEYVERIEVNNCLIDLNYVPKRWILYRVPPEIDQKLYETKVLFDKDGSLTRAKDLMLKVYWRPERVEIRTEAYLVEADTYLSRARLAFNRGDYQSAKFNSIKGFWAIMKIITEIGRKPILGFSFIRNLESASKSLGMYALYESYIELAGLASLNKANAKIMLDKLSSTWRAMMDFIAANSSLFRSIHPKINAKLNYYGREGFLKGLIARVNDLIEESPVESAHYMFHVLADAIEGYAFLVATADNVRFDYATILKYLGESKKSPTEIYYGAIDVLGVKEVSGREVEETLKSISEATLNVRQKRKSLISQFIS; from the coding sequence ATGAGTGTTCCTAGTAAGTTTCGCGGTGTTCTGGATCAGTTTATTGAGGATTTAAAGGCTCGTGAGATGATCTCTGGTGTAGGTTTATTTGGTAGCTGGAGTCGCGGTGATGCCGTTCCAAGCAGCGATGTAGATCTCTTGGTTGTTGAGAATAGGGATCTCGATTATGAATATGTTGAGAGGATTGAGGTGAATAATTGCTTAATAGACTTAAATTATGTGCCTAAGCGTTGGATATTATATAGGGTTCCTCCTGAAATAGATCAAAAACTCTATGAGACAAAAGTTCTATTTGATAAAGATGGCTCATTAACAAGGGCCAAAGATTTAATGTTAAAAGTTTATTGGAGACCTGAAAGGGTTGAGATTAGAACCGAAGCTTATCTCGTAGAAGCTGATACCTACCTTAGCCGCGCAAGACTGGCATTTAATAGGGGGGATTATCAGAGTGCAAAATTTAATTCTATTAAGGGGTTTTGGGCCATTATGAAGATTATAACTGAAATAGGGAGGAAACCAATTTTAGGCTTCTCCTTTATAAGGAATCTGGAATCCGCATCTAAAAGCTTGGGCATGTACGCTTTATATGAAAGTTATATTGAATTAGCGGGTTTAGCGTCTCTTAACAAAGCGAATGCAAAGATTATGCTGGATAAGCTCTCTTCGACATGGAGGGCTATGATGGATTTTATTGCTGCAAATTCCTCTCTATTTAGAAGTATTCATCCTAAAATTAACGCTAAACTCAATTATTATGGGCGTGAAGGGTTTCTTAAAGGTTTAATTGCTAGAGTAAATGATCTTATTGAGGAATCTCCCGTTGAATCAGCGCATTACATGTTCCATGTGTTGGCAGATGCCATTGAAGGATACGCTTTTCTAGTAGCCACAGCCGATAATGTGAGATTTGATTATGCCACAATCCTAAAATATTTGGGTGAATCAAAAAAGTCGCCTACTGAAATATACTATGGAGCTATTGATGTGCTGGGCGTTAAAGAGGTTTCTGGAAGAGAGGTTGAGGAGACACTTAAATCTATAAGTGAGGCTACTCTAAACGTGAGACAAAAGAGGAAAAGCTTAATAAGCCAATTTATATCATAG
- a CDS encoding AAA family ATPase, with translation MLNVTDPSIIIGITGMPGAGKNAVREIVREYGFPIIVMGDEIRAEAARRNLEPTPENLGKIMLEIRAEEGPEVLAKRCIQKIKALNARVVVVDGLRSPHEVREFKRVFPRFKVIAIHASPETRFKRLLKRGRSDDPKDLETFYMRDQRELSVGIGEVIATADYMIVNEGSMGHLKREIRRIIRKVIEDE, from the coding sequence ATGCTCAACGTGACAGATCCATCCATTATTATAGGTATAACTGGTATGCCCGGCGCTGGAAAGAATGCTGTTAGAGAGATTGTTCGTGAATATGGTTTTCCAATTATTGTTATGGGAGATGAAATTAGGGCTGAGGCTGCGCGTAGAAACCTTGAACCAACGCCGGAGAATTTAGGTAAAATTATGTTGGAGATTAGGGCTGAAGAAGGTCCTGAGGTTTTAGCGAAAAGATGTATACAGAAGATTAAGGCTTTAAATGCGCGTGTTGTTGTGGTTGATGGGTTGCGCAGTCCACATGAGGTTAGAGAGTTTAAGCGGGTTTTTCCTAGATTTAAGGTTATAGCTATACATGCATCGCCTGAGACTAGGTTTAAGCGTCTCCTCAAAAGGGGTAGAAGCGACGACCCAAAGGATTTGGAAACATTTTATATGCGTGATCAAAGGGAGCTAAGCGTCGGTATAGGTGAGGTTATAGCAACAGCTGACTATATGATTGTTAATGAGGGGTCGATGGGGCATCTGAAAAGAGAGATTAGGCGGATAATAAGAAAGGTGATTGAAGATGAGTAA
- a CDS encoding RNA-binding domain-containing protein, giving the protein MSKMIGNLEVKVEAEVNPTEDADKVRVAIQKVLGNISLELIEEGDYRRLVGKAEELEALTRFYDLLRRERILDAARTVLLKGVQDNKIVFYLNKQAAYMGHISFSEPYGESPLGPIRVEIQCDDPQGLINWLTPKTSK; this is encoded by the coding sequence ATGAGTAAGATGATTGGTAACTTGGAGGTTAAGGTTGAAGCGGAAGTTAATCCAACAGAGGATGCTGATAAAGTTAGGGTTGCAATTCAAAAGGTTCTTGGAAACATTAGTCTAGAACTTATTGAGGAGGGCGATTATAGAAGGCTCGTTGGAAAGGCGGAGGAGCTGGAAGCCTTAACAAGGTTTTATGATCTCTTAAGAAGAGAACGTATATTGGATGCTGCCAGAACTGTTCTTTTAAAGGGGGTTCAGGATAATAAGATCGTTTTCTATCTTAACAAGCAAGCTGCTTATATGGGACATATATCCTTCTCAGAGCCTTATGGTGAGTCCCCGCTAGGTCCAATACGTGTAGAAATACAATGTGATGATCCGCAAGGCTTAATAAATTGGCTAACGCCAAAAACATCAAAATAA
- a CDS encoding sugar phosphate isomerase/epimerase: protein MECYNGMRLGLSMLFCLGEPFPKVIERLNKIDVEHVEIIDEGPQALNSRRVSVLKRVISEKEIGLSIHAPFADINIASTSPTIRHAIMRRLKRSIMLSAQLNPVCWVFHPGIQSAVSDALPNLDWEINLRSIRELLKDARKYGLKIAIENVPDPYPFLLKRVDDFERLYENLGSDGMDLNITFDVGHANINGQINEFIKAFKDKIIHAHLHDNYANLDSHLGIGFGNIDWAKVISALKEVNYRGALVIESKNNIEESIQTLRKLLSNK from the coding sequence ATGGAGTGTTATAATGGTATGCGTTTAGGCTTATCGATGCTCTTCTGTTTGGGAGAACCATTTCCCAAAGTTATAGAACGTCTAAATAAAATTGATGTTGAGCATGTAGAAATAATTGATGAAGGTCCTCAGGCGCTTAACAGTCGCAGAGTGAGTGTTCTTAAAAGGGTTATTAGCGAGAAGGAGATAGGGTTATCCATTCACGCGCCATTTGCTGATATAAACATTGCATCAACTTCGCCGACAATAAGACATGCTATAATGAGGCGACTTAAGAGATCAATAATGTTATCGGCACAGCTAAATCCAGTGTGCTGGGTTTTTCATCCAGGAATCCAGAGCGCTGTAAGCGATGCACTTCCAAACCTAGATTGGGAGATCAATTTAAGGTCCATACGTGAATTACTTAAGGATGCTAGAAAATACGGCTTGAAAATAGCTATAGAAAATGTTCCTGATCCATATCCATTCCTTCTGAAGAGAGTTGATGATTTCGAGAGATTATATGAGAATTTGGGGAGCGATGGGATGGACTTGAACATAACGTTTGATGTTGGACACGCGAATATAAATGGGCAAATAAATGAGTTTATAAAGGCTTTCAAGGATAAGATAATTCACGCTCACCTACATGATAATTATGCGAATTTAGACTCTCATCTAGGTATAGGCTTCGGAAATATAGATTGGGCTAAAGTAATAAGCGCTCTTAAAGAGGTGAATTATAGAGGAGCGTTAGTTATAGAATCTAAGAATAATATTGAGGAAAGCATTCAAACACTGAGGAAGTTACTCTCCAACAAATAA
- a CDS encoding radical SAM protein codes for MDLDSFVINPSINVSPYCYSILRVEPYQTCEHGCVYCFGRWYRTKSHSENNKEFNVIGGFKRILKFLSKRNLKIIPFRLSTMIDPFQPMEETYYFSRRIMSLCLKYEIPLIINTKATLLSRSSPLLSILRDLGSKDLVIVQISLSTINAKIASVLEPNAPLPMERLDSAEKISRENIPVIIRLQPFIPGITDYEVEDIIMQSRFAGVKQIIVESLRDEIVNMKIYEELAYEKSVYANLSTWDSYSPSVEAQSKIIRPSVEWRLKAYIKTKNLCEKYGLTFSTCKEGFYDYHTARNCCGMHYLGDEKYLLRPTLYEYWNYYEKHGRLPSFDEFTRSLTNIYLFGDGMKNYPRLLRKRMLSHEKILREVVDKRRNMIKILLPTLQ; via the coding sequence ATGGATTTAGATTCATTCGTGATTAACCCGAGCATTAATGTTAGTCCATATTGTTACTCTATTCTAAGGGTTGAGCCATATCAAACGTGCGAGCATGGATGCGTGTACTGTTTTGGGCGCTGGTATAGAACTAAATCCCATAGTGAGAATAATAAGGAATTTAATGTTATTGGAGGCTTTAAGAGAATACTTAAATTCTTGAGTAAAAGAAACTTAAAAATCATACCCTTTAGATTATCCACAATGATTGATCCATTTCAGCCTATGGAAGAGACATATTATTTTAGTAGGCGCATTATGTCTTTATGCCTTAAATATGAGATTCCGCTGATAATTAACACTAAAGCGACTCTTCTCTCAAGAAGCTCTCCTCTCCTTAGTATTTTGAGGGATTTAGGTAGCAAGGATCTCGTCATCGTACAGATTTCGCTCTCAACAATTAACGCTAAAATCGCTAGTGTACTGGAGCCTAATGCGCCGCTACCAATGGAAAGGCTAGATTCCGCTGAGAAAATTTCAAGAGAGAATATTCCAGTAATTATTCGATTACAGCCGTTTATACCAGGAATAACAGATTATGAGGTTGAAGATATAATTATGCAATCTCGTTTTGCTGGCGTGAAGCAGATAATAGTTGAATCTTTAAGGGATGAAATTGTGAATATGAAAATATATGAAGAGTTAGCATATGAGAAAAGCGTGTATGCTAATTTAAGTACATGGGATTCTTATTCCCCATCTGTTGAAGCGCAATCAAAAATTATTCGACCAAGCGTCGAGTGGAGGCTTAAAGCCTACATTAAAACTAAAAATCTATGCGAAAAATACGGATTAACTTTTTCAACTTGTAAAGAAGGATTCTATGACTATCACACCGCGAGGAATTGCTGCGGTATGCATTATTTGGGAGATGAAAAGTATCTATTAAGACCCACACTCTATGAATATTGGAATTATTATGAGAAACATGGTAGGCTTCCTAGTTTCGATGAGTTTACGCGTTCCCTCACAAATATATATTTATTTGGGGATGGAATGAAGAATTACCCTAGACTCCTGAGGAAGAGGATGTTATCGCATGAAAAGATTCTCAGAGAAGTTGTTGATAAGAGACGGAATATGATCAAAATATTGCTTCCAACTCTTCAGTAA
- the rnz gene encoding ribonuclease Z, translated as MSLRIIFLGTSASIPTNDRSLPSIIIQHEGDILMFDCGEGTQRQMIKAGIGLNRKMIVFITHMHGDHVLGLPGMIQTMSLLGRDKLLQIYGPTGIKNFMESIFRTVKFWLSFPVEIYEVNYEGVIYKNKQYEVQASWTEHTVQSLAYAFIEKPRPGRFHPEKAIALGVPKGPLWSMLQKGVEIRLSDGRIIKPLDVVEPPRPGRKIVYSGDTRPSEKIIELARDADALIHEATLSDELLERAKEEGHSTPSEAAQVALKANVKLLFLTHISARYCDSKILLDQARKIFPNTYIPNDLEKIEIPFTK; from the coding sequence ATGAGCCTAAGAATTATTTTTCTAGGGACATCTGCAAGTATACCAACTAATGATAGATCGCTTCCTTCAATTATTATTCAACATGAAGGCGACATACTTATGTTTGATTGCGGCGAGGGGACTCAGAGGCAGATGATTAAAGCTGGGATAGGATTGAATAGGAAAATGATAGTCTTTATAACGCATATGCATGGAGATCATGTTTTAGGTTTACCTGGAATGATCCAAACAATGTCACTTCTAGGTAGAGATAAGCTCCTTCAAATTTACGGTCCAACTGGGATCAAAAATTTCATGGAATCCATTTTTAGAACAGTGAAGTTTTGGCTAAGTTTCCCAGTGGAGATTTATGAAGTAAATTATGAGGGAGTAATATACAAAAATAAGCAATATGAAGTGCAGGCATCCTGGACCGAACACACAGTACAATCATTAGCATATGCCTTTATTGAGAAGCCTAGACCAGGCAGATTTCATCCTGAAAAAGCTATAGCGCTGGGCGTTCCAAAGGGACCCCTATGGTCTATGCTCCAAAAAGGTGTGGAAATAAGACTTTCTGATGGAAGGATTATTAAGCCATTAGATGTTGTGGAGCCACCTAGACCTGGAAGAAAAATTGTTTATAGTGGTGATACAAGGCCCTCGGAGAAGATTATTGAGTTAGCGAGGGATGCTGATGCTTTAATTCATGAGGCGACTTTAAGTGATGAGCTTCTTGAGAGAGCTAAGGAGGAGGGGCATTCAACGCCGAGCGAGGCTGCCCAAGTAGCCTTAAAAGCTAATGTAAAACTTCTGTTTTTAACACACATAAGCGCAAGATACTGTGATTCAAAAATCTTGCTGGATCAAGCCAGAAAAATATTTCCAAACACGTATATCCCAAATGATCTAGAAAAAATCGAGATACCTTTCACAAAATAA
- a CDS encoding DNA methyltransferase, which yields MTKIFLLVSGENPTLPFSEIKSILNAEGYRYQVLGELTQLLRINADIKCVEPIKFRSALTKDCCLEIFNCRATVDEILSTAKGIDFAQFLSDGESFAVRVLRVRNSASHISCLALERDIGKIIFKGTKGVKVDLKRPGKIFIGVLTDDMFFFGLRLTEIKHKDLLERSPRRRVFFHPAAMTAKMARCMVNLAQTKAGDLVLDPFCGTGSILIEAGLMGCRIVGFDIKKRMVKGSLENLRFFGIEPECLAVADACSPPLPTKSIDHIITDPPYGSAASTFGLTTRDLIERFFSSAVNIIKEMGTICIAAPKDIRIHEVGQKYGFKHIESHFIYVHSKLTREIAVFKCCEDD from the coding sequence GTGACTAAAATATTTCTTCTAGTCTCAGGTGAGAATCCAACCCTTCCTTTCTCTGAAATAAAATCTATACTTAATGCTGAGGGATACAGATACCAGGTATTAGGGGAGTTAACGCAACTCTTGAGGATTAATGCTGATATTAAATGCGTGGAGCCCATTAAATTCAGGTCTGCGCTAACTAAAGATTGCTGCCTAGAGATATTTAACTGTAGAGCTACGGTAGATGAAATTTTATCTACTGCCAAGGGGATTGATTTTGCACAATTCTTAAGCGATGGGGAATCCTTTGCTGTCCGAGTTCTAAGGGTGAGGAATAGCGCTTCCCATATTAGTTGTTTGGCATTAGAGCGGGATATAGGTAAGATAATATTTAAGGGCACTAAAGGGGTAAAAGTTGATCTTAAGAGGCCGGGGAAAATATTTATAGGTGTATTGACCGATGACATGTTCTTTTTCGGACTAAGACTTACGGAGATAAAACATAAGGACTTATTAGAGAGAAGCCCTAGGAGAAGAGTATTCTTTCATCCAGCCGCTATGACTGCTAAAATGGCCAGGTGCATGGTTAATTTAGCTCAAACAAAAGCTGGAGATTTGGTTCTGGATCCCTTCTGCGGAACTGGAAGCATATTGATTGAGGCTGGTTTAATGGGATGCCGTATTGTAGGCTTCGATATTAAGAAGCGCATGGTTAAGGGAAGCCTAGAAAACCTAAGGTTTTTCGGTATAGAACCAGAATGCTTAGCTGTTGCGGATGCTTGCTCTCCGCCGCTTCCTACCAAAAGTATAGATCACATCATAACCGACCCACCATATGGATCAGCGGCCTCAACATTCGGACTTACAACCAGAGATCTTATAGAGCGCTTTTTCTCCTCAGCCGTTAACATCATTAAGGAGATGGGGACAATATGTATCGCCGCCCCTAAAGATATCAGGATTCATGAGGTGGGACAAAAATATGGATTTAAGCATATTGAATCACATTTTATTTATGTTCACAGTAAACTTACACGTGAAATCGCCGTTTTTAAATGTTGTGAGGATGATTAG
- a CDS encoding hydroxymethylglutaryl-CoA reductase, degradative — protein sequence MSKTSAISGFYKLSIDERLKLVKEFADLTNEEVNMLRAPSSLSLDLADRMIENVVGIFPMPFAIAVNFLINGRDYLIPMVIEEPSVVAAASYGAKMARSKGGIFTSSTEPIMIGQIQAVKIKDPYRAKMEILESKEEILKKANEQDPLLVSVGGGAKDLRVKVIDTIRGPMVITELLVDCRDAMGANAVNTMCEAVAPLIERITGGKVFLRIISNLATERLARAWTIVDKNAVGGEEVVDGIVEAYAFAAADPYRAATHNKGILNGIIAVALATCNDHRAIEAGAHAYAARTGRYLPLSVWEKNEDGDLVGSIEMPMAVGIIGGATRVHPIAKIALKILGVKSARELAEVMVAVGLVQNLAALRALVHEGIQRGHMSLHARNIAIMAGATGELIDIIAEQMVEERKIRMDRAKELLEEYRRKTMEK from the coding sequence CTGAGTAAAACATCCGCTATCTCCGGCTTTTACAAGCTAAGTATTGATGAAAGACTTAAATTGGTTAAGGAGTTTGCTGATTTAACTAATGAAGAGGTTAATATGCTTAGGGCTCCAAGTTCACTTAGCCTCGACTTAGCAGACCGCATGATAGAGAATGTTGTAGGTATTTTTCCGATGCCCTTCGCGATTGCTGTAAACTTCCTAATTAATGGAAGAGACTATTTGATTCCCATGGTTATTGAGGAGCCTTCTGTTGTGGCTGCAGCAAGCTATGGAGCCAAAATGGCGAGGAGTAAGGGTGGAATATTCACAAGTAGCACAGAGCCCATAATGATTGGACAAATACAGGCGGTTAAAATTAAGGATCCCTATAGAGCCAAAATGGAAATCTTAGAATCTAAGGAGGAAATCTTAAAGAAGGCTAATGAGCAGGATCCATTACTTGTCTCTGTTGGTGGCGGAGCTAAGGACCTGAGGGTTAAAGTTATTGATACAATTAGGGGACCAATGGTTATAACTGAACTACTCGTTGATTGCAGAGATGCTATGGGAGCAAACGCTGTTAATACCATGTGCGAGGCTGTCGCACCATTAATAGAGAGGATAACTGGAGGAAAAGTCTTTCTCAGGATAATCTCGAACCTTGCGACTGAAAGGCTTGCCAGAGCATGGACTATTGTTGATAAGAATGCTGTCGGCGGGGAGGAGGTTGTCGATGGTATAGTTGAGGCCTATGCCTTCGCAGCCGCTGATCCATATAGGGCTGCAACCCACAACAAAGGAATATTAAATGGCATAATTGCCGTGGCGCTTGCAACATGCAATGATCACAGAGCAATCGAGGCTGGTGCACATGCATATGCTGCCAGAACGGGACGTTACTTACCCCTTTCAGTTTGGGAAAAGAATGAGGATGGCGACTTAGTTGGTTCAATAGAGATGCCTATGGCCGTTGGCATAATAGGTGGCGCAACAAGGGTTCACCCAATAGCCAAAATAGCTCTGAAAATTTTAGGTGTGAAATCCGCACGCGAACTTGCTGAGGTTATGGTTGCTGTTGGCTTAGTTCAAAACCTAGCTGCTCTAAGAGCCCTCGTACATGAGGGGATACAGAGGGGACATATGTCGCTTCATGCAAGAAACATAGCGATAATGGCTGGCGCAACAGGGGAGCTCATAGACATAATAGCTGAGCAAATGGTTGAGGAAAGGAAAATCAGGATGGATAGAGCGAAGGAGCTTCTCGAAGAGTATAGGAGGAAAACCATGGAGAAATGA
- a CDS encoding Lrp/AsnC family transcriptional regulator, producing MATEISLKDEEWVIKGPHYYLIRRRSLDDLEREAYTLLKESGSMPLSAIWRKLDCHLWEAVAALRRLKEKGLVEEFDAAPEAYKRQTKT from the coding sequence ATGGCAACTGAAATTAGTTTAAAGGATGAAGAATGGGTTATTAAGGGACCGCATTACTACCTTATCAGACGCCGCTCCTTAGACGATCTTGAGAGAGAAGCTTACACTCTTCTTAAAGAGTCAGGCTCCATGCCTCTATCCGCCATATGGAGAAAACTTGATTGCCATCTTTGGGAGGCTGTGGCGGCTTTAAGAAGATTGAAGGAGAAGGGATTAGTTGAGGAGTTTGATGCAGCACCAGAAGCATATAAGAGACAAACTAAAACTTAA
- a CDS encoding Snf7 family protein: protein MSSKFTKKWEEGELKGLKAALRPSEPLRTRIEVAIRRVEAQIQYLEGALNRLSERDKYLFSKIVEAYSRHQMQRARVLANELAELRKMANFMMNAELALERVALRLKTVTQLGNVVSTLAPATQVLQSVRAGLGGLLPNAEKEIGQIGSMLNDLIVEAGEVTGVKPNFEIASNDAQKILEEAALIAEQRMKERFPELPSLKTIEETSEDSSFTE from the coding sequence ATGTCCTCAAAATTTACTAAGAAGTGGGAGGAGGGAGAATTAAAAGGACTTAAGGCTGCGCTTAGACCCTCTGAGCCCCTGAGGACTAGGATTGAAGTGGCTATCAGACGCGTTGAAGCCCAAATTCAATACTTGGAGGGTGCATTAAATCGCTTAAGTGAGAGAGATAAATACTTGTTTTCCAAAATTGTTGAGGCATATTCTAGGCATCAAATGCAGAGAGCTCGTGTTCTGGCAAATGAACTCGCTGAATTAAGGAAGATGGCTAATTTCATGATGAATGCTGAATTAGCATTAGAGAGGGTTGCATTAAGATTGAAAACAGTAACGCAACTAGGTAATGTTGTATCAACACTAGCTCCAGCTACACAGGTTTTACAAAGCGTTAGAGCTGGATTAGGTGGACTATTGCCGAACGCTGAGAAAGAAATAGGGCAGATTGGGTCCATGCTTAATGATCTGATAGTTGAGGCTGGTGAGGTTACTGGCGTGAAGCCAAACTTTGAGATTGCTAGTAATGATGCCCAGAAGATTCTTGAGGAGGCAGCTTTAATCGCTGAGCAGCGGATGAAGGAGAGATTCCCCGAGCTTCCATCCCTAAAAACTATAGAGGAAACAAGCGAAGACTCTAGCTTCACAGAATAA
- a CDS encoding PRC-barrel domain-containing protein — MAANIFPSLIGRSIRDENGREIGKIVSFIINSSGEVKEALVESKSEEMIKYPVGRLKATQEEVLLVTDIERRVEKLCESLPILLKKREILESLFKNKEIVPEIYEDLSSEIDKSIGEMKLEAQNLLSDIEQQIQHQENLIKMLHLARTFLEMEHGIGNVKDDVFRQSLLSILREIKYTSYRKMNLLKTKDKISSLILQTGIDITLSEKPVINVRITGQ; from the coding sequence TTGGCAGCAAATATCTTTCCAAGTTTAATTGGTAGGAGCATCAGAGATGAGAATGGCAGAGAAATAGGGAAAATAGTGTCATTTATAATAAATTCTTCAGGCGAGGTTAAGGAGGCCCTAGTTGAGAGTAAAAGTGAAGAGATGATTAAATATCCAGTTGGAAGATTAAAGGCTACCCAAGAAGAAGTTCTTCTGGTAACAGATATTGAAAGACGCGTTGAGAAGCTATGTGAAAGTCTCCCAATATTACTGAAGAAGCGTGAAATACTTGAATCTCTCTTCAAGAATAAAGAAATAGTTCCTGAAATATATGAGGACTTAAGCTCTGAAATAGATAAATCTATAGGTGAAATGAAACTTGAAGCCCAGAATCTTTTAAGCGACATAGAGCAGCAGATTCAACATCAAGAAAACCTCATTAAAATGCTTCATCTTGCCAGAACCTTCCTAGAAATGGAACATGGAATAGGCAATGTGAAGGACGATGTTTTCCGTCAATCTCTGTTATCCATTCTCAGAGAAATAAAGTATACTTCTTATAGGAAAATGAATCTATTAAAAACAAAGGATAAAATTTCAAGCCTAATTCTCCAGACAGGTATTGACATAACATTGAGTGAAAAACCAGTAATAAATGTGCGTATAACTGGACAATGA
- a CDS encoding AAA family ATPase: MSAAQELEQLALRYAEQAVMLDRQGKKEMAIEAYQKAIDSLLKIVKINPNYELNKIYLQRADAYRNRIAVLKSSLYLSPATAEDSIGARSSFEDLIMREPPNVTWDDIVGLEDAKKAIKEAIVYPSLRPDLFPLGWPRGILLFGPPGCGKTLLAAAVANEIKAKFIPIDAASIMSKWLGEAEQNVARLFNVARREARNSPVIIFIDELDSLMGVRRFEVGGETRVRNQFLKEMDGIIDKKNPTRVYVIGATNKPWDLDQPFIRRFQKRIYVPPPNYKQRLETFRLYTKPLRLAPDVDLDELARLTEGFSGSDILDVCQSVQLKVNSEIFERYADYTKAEPRPITMKDFLEVLEKRKPSILKESLIQYEKWFNEFKAL; encoded by the coding sequence ATGAGTGCCGCTCAAGAGCTGGAGCAATTAGCTTTAAGATACGCGGAACAAGCGGTAATGCTGGATCGCCAGGGAAAGAAGGAGATGGCCATTGAAGCGTATCAAAAAGCCATAGATAGTCTGTTAAAAATTGTTAAGATAAATCCAAATTATGAGCTTAACAAAATATATCTGCAAAGGGCTGATGCTTATAGAAATAGGATTGCAGTGCTTAAATCTTCTCTATACCTGAGTCCGGCGACAGCCGAAGACTCAATTGGGGCAAGATCCTCATTCGAAGATTTAATTATGAGGGAGCCGCCGAATGTTACTTGGGATGATATTGTTGGACTTGAAGATGCAAAGAAGGCGATAAAAGAGGCAATAGTATATCCCTCGCTTAGACCGGACCTATTTCCCCTAGGATGGCCTAGGGGGATCCTACTCTTCGGTCCGCCTGGATGTGGGAAAACTTTACTTGCTGCTGCTGTTGCAAATGAGATTAAAGCCAAATTTATACCGATTGACGCAGCATCAATAATGTCTAAGTGGCTTGGTGAGGCTGAGCAAAATGTTGCTAGACTCTTTAATGTTGCTAGGAGAGAGGCGAGGAACTCGCCGGTGATAATTTTCATAGATGAGCTTGATTCCTTAATGGGTGTTAGACGATTTGAGGTTGGTGGGGAGACAAGGGTTAGGAATCAGTTTCTCAAGGAGATGGATGGTATAATCGATAAGAAGAATCCAACCAGGGTTTATGTTATAGGTGCGACAAATAAGCCTTGGGACCTAGATCAGCCATTCATAAGAAGATTCCAGAAAAGAATTTATGTGCCGCCGCCCAACTATAAGCAGCGTCTAGAAACCTTCAGATTATATACTAAGCCTCTAAGGCTAGCGCCAGATGTAGACCTAGATGAGCTGGCTAGGTTAACTGAGGGATTCTCTGGGAGCGATATATTGGATGTCTGCCAGTCAGTTCAGCTAAAGGTTAATAGTGAAATATTTGAGCGATATGCGGATTACACTAAAGCTGAACCTAGACCAATAACTATGAAAGATTTCCTAGAAGTTCTAGAGAAGAGAAAGCCAAGTATATTAAAGGAATCCTTAATCCAGTATGAGAAATGGTTTAACGAGTTTAAAGCCCTATAA